The following proteins are encoded in a genomic region of Brachypodium distachyon strain Bd21 chromosome 1, Brachypodium_distachyon_v3.0, whole genome shotgun sequence:
- the LOC100842509 gene encoding putative 1-phosphatidylinositol-3-phosphate 5-kinase FAB1C isoform X1 produces MGVPVAQKSDYWITGLAMTDCGGSERCDLGVRPINGGRGGAMEQRGDGFDGPPVSPPERVPTPSTSRSAGRRSFSSPGPLRCSTPRSINYEDGEDSDRYFSPQSEFSQDTSDTDSVSTIGRLYTFRLGTSSPVYSPMKRMGLGDTSPPSGRSGHSSQNSPMCALNSGHGYDDVDYSSFVNSPNCDDEQHDNVLHPIDFESNGLIWYPPPPQDEGDDFENSFFEYDDDDDDNEISDGKTFGHVNHDTGVGDDLLGIKGKQNIAHKEFLRNALHGHFRALVSQLLQGHGVDLVDGWSDIVSSLAWQAATFVRPDTRKGGSMDPTDYVKVKCVASGNATDSTFIKGVVCSKNVKHKRMVSKHENPRLLLLGGALEHQKVTNKLASINSILEQEKEYLKNAVAKIEAQRPHVLLVEKSVPMYAQQLLAKDISLVLNVKRSLLERISRCTGAQIASSIDNVTSARLGQCQAFWIERVTESSAPKDPSRKSARTLMFFDGCPRRLGCTILLRGTSYEELRKVKLALQFAVFAAYQLSLETSYLADEGATLPKIPLDLPALPLEKHMNGGNISVSNCPPNLNDPQTIGYRTSDNGCIMPVNFLDGSSNLLSTDQSLLRNFNQEEYSGGTGTNGCVPPLGITVETSKSPLTFASKGTPTENLDNVHKDEMVGGICSVESDLDNGWHHISDEERLGVAMHRNENTTEYFPTSENAQSILVSLSIACPLRGIVCKQSQLFRIKFYGNFDKPLGRYFCEDLFNQTSCCESCKEPAESHVQCYTHQQGSLTISVRNLASVKLPGRNDGKIWMWHRCLRCKSKDGIPPPTQRVVMSDAASGLSFGKFLELSFSNHTTANRVACCGHSLQRDCLRFYGFGSMVAVFRYSPVDILSVNLPPSVLDFAYPIAQDWLIEEASDVANRKENFYRAISDKLDCIEKTVTVQDVSTNTGLYKHVVDLKDLIKVERKKYDVLSGFLNIESLQTVEQVIDVLELNHLRRELVLDSHIWDRRLHMMHSLTKENCHTASTDAHCPKKLPESLLEESNDEISSKQENMENSLEYTQSSSSITDAGKSLLGGEQGDTTVPLLGLKTNIDEVHHQSADTYVDSTSLHFVSGPCEIQSDVAAVDEVKLESTLEKPQSSASNLSDRIDLAWSGSSVEVLPVVPAAPMDGPSYQNVVAPIRIKSFDSGINIRNRLSPVDGLNVSIRRAYSQRPPRAFERTGRGLTPTCTTKLLLPGVMDGEGRLLLSQCTSSVVVPIYDDEPSSMIAHAMTVPEYHNFVLPLLNLHNESDKFSVSNSVDQDSTSRRLSGSDQPQPRTQIDSKDSHLTVTFEDEDSCSVDRAKFSVTCYFAKQFDAIRRKCCPDELDYIRSLSRCKRWSAQGGKSNVYFAKTLDDRFIIKQVTRTELDSFEDYAAEYFKYLTESLSSGSPICLAKVLGLYQVVAKNMKDGKELKMELMVMENIFFNRKVSRIYDLKGSLRSRYNPDTSGNNKVLLDLNLLETLHTKPIFLGSKAKRRLERSVWNDTSFLASVDVMDYSLLVGIDEERKELVMGIIDYLRQYTWDKQLETWVKASGILGGSKDVLPTIISPDQYKKRFRKAMSKYFLTVPDQWSP; encoded by the exons ATGGGAGTGCCTGTCGCGCAGAAGTCGGATTATTGGATTACCGGCCTAGCGATGACTgactgcggcggcagcgaacGCTGCGACCTCGGCGTCCGGCCTATTAACGGCGGCCGAGGTGGCGCCATGGAGCAGCGTGGTGACGGGTTCGATGGGCCTCCGGTGTCCCCACCGGAGCGCGTTCCGACACCGTCTACATCGAGGTCCGCCGGGCGGCGGAGTTTCTCCTCACCCGGTCCTCTCCGATGCTCAACGCCAAG GAGTATCAATTATGAAGATGGTGAAGACTCAGACCGGTATTTCTCTCCGCAGAGTGAGTTTTCTCAAGATACTTCCGACACGGATTCCGTGAGCACTATTGGTAGGCTGTACACATTCAGGTTGGGGACTTCAAGCCCAGTATATAGTCCTATGAAACGAATGGGACTAGGAGATACAAGTCCTCCCTCTGGGAGAAGTGGTCATTCCAGCCAAAATTCTCCTATGTGCGCTTTGAATTCTGGCCATGGCTATGATGATGTTGATTATTCTAGCTTTGTGAATTCACCCAATTGCGATGATGAACAGCATGACAATGTCTTGCATCCAATTGATTTTGAGAGTAATGGACTCATATGGTATCCTCCACCGCCTCAGGATGAGGGTGATGACTTCGAAAACAGTTTCTTTGAAtatgacgatgacgacgatgacAATGAAATTAGTGACGGGAAGACCTTTGGACATGTTAACCATGACACTGGGGTTGGTGATGATTTACTAGGGATAAAAGGAAAACAGAATATAGCTCATAAAGAGTTCTTAAGGAATGCTTTACATGGGCATTTCAGGGCTCTTGTGTCCCAGTTGCTTCAAGGTCATGGAGTTGATCTCGTGGATGGGTGGTCGGACATAGTATCCTCATTAGCATGGCAGGCAGCTACCTTCGTCAGGCCAGACACAAGGAAAGGTGGTAGCATGGATCCCACCGACTATGTCAAAGTCAAATGTGTAGCATCAGGGAATGCCACTGATAG TACTTTCATTAAAGGCGTCGTTTGTTCTAAGAATGTAAAACATAAGCGAATGGTGTCAAAGCATGAGAACCCCAGATTGCTTCTTTTGGGAGGAGCACTGGAACACCAAAAGGTTACAAACAAACTAGCATCGATAAACAGCATTCTTGAACAG GAAAAGGAGTATCTCAAGAATGCTGTTGCAAAGATAGAGGCCCAAAGACCTCATGTCTTACTTGTTGAAAAAAGTGTGCCTATGTATGCTCAACAGCTTCTTGCAAAAGATATCTCTTTAGTACTGAATGTCAAGAGATCACTTCTAGAAAGGATATCACGCTGCACCGGTGCTCAAATTGCTTCATCCATTGACAATGTCACTTCAGCGAGACTTGGACAATGCCAAGCTTTCTGGATTGAAAGAGTCACAGAATCTTCAGCTCCAAAGGACCCAAGCAGAAAATCTGCCAGGACTTTGATGTTTTTTGATGGTTGTCCACGACGCTTAGGCTGCACG ATCCTTCTAAGAGGCACATCTTATGAAGAGTTAAGGAAGGTCAAACTTGCTCTGCAGTTTGCTGTATTTGCAGCGTATCAACTATCACTTGAGACCTCATATCTTGCTGATGAGGGTGCAACACTACCAAAGATTCCTTTGGATCTTCCAGCTCTTCCACTTGAAAAGCATATGAATGGTGGGAATATTTCCGTAAGTAACTGTCCCCCAAATTTAAATGATCCTCAAACTATTGGTTACAGAACTTCAGACAATGGGTGCATCATGCCTGTCAATTTTCTTGATGGCTCTTCAAATTTGTTATCTACCGATCAGTCTCTTTTGAGAAACTTTAATCAGGAGGAGTACAGTGGTGGAACTGGAACCAATGGTTGTGTACCACCTCTTGGCATAACTGTCGAAACATCCAAAAGTCCACTCACCTTTGCCAGCAAAGGGACACCAACAGAAAATCTTGATAATGTTCATAAAGATGAGATGGTTGGTGGAATTTGTAGTGTTGAAAGTGACTTGGACAATGGCTGGCATCATATATCAGATGAAGAACGTTTAGGAGTAGCCATGCATAGAAATGAGAACACTACTGAGTATTTCCCAACATCTGAGAATGCACAGAGTATTCTTGTTTCCTTGTCAATCGCATGCCCTCTTAGAGGAATCGTATGCAAGCAATCTCAGCTCTTCCGCATAAAATTTTATGGTAACTTTGATAAACCACTTGgaagatatttttgtgaagactTATTTAATCAG ACTTCATGCTGTGAGTCATGCAAAGAGCCTGCAGAATCTCATGTTCAATGTTATACTCATCAACAAGGCAGCCTTACAATCAGTGTTAGGAATCTTGCATCTGTAAAGCTACCTGGGCGAAATGATGGGAAGATATGGATGTGGCACAGGTGCCTCCGGTGCAAATCAAAAGATGGAATCCCTCCACCAACACAAAGAGTAGTGATGTCTGATGCGGCAAGTGGACTTTCTTTTGGGAAATTTCTGGAACTTAGCTTTTCAAATCACACAACAGCCAATCGAGTTGCCTGTTGCGGACACTCCCTTCAGAGGGACTGTCTTCGTTTTTATGG GTTTGGAAGCATGGTTGCAGTCTTCCGTTATTCTCCTGTAGACATCCTGTCTGTCAACTTGCCACCCTCAGTGTTGGACTTTGCTTATCCAATAGCTCAAGATTGGCTCATCGAGGAGGCTAGTGAT GTAGCCAATAGGAAGGAGAACTTTTACAGGGCGATTTCTGATAAACTTGACTGCATTGAAAAGACAGTTACAGTCCAAGATGTGAGCACAAACACAGGCTTATATAAACATGTTGTTGATCTTAAGGATTTGATTAAAGTTGAGCGGAAGAAGTATGAT GTTTTGTCAGGGTTTCTTAACATAGAGAGCTTGCAAACAGTTGAGCAAGTTATAGATGTTCTAGAGCTTAACCACCTGAGGCGAGAGCTTGTACTCGATTCGCATATTTGGGATCGCCGACTGCACATGATGCACTCACTCACCAAGGAAAACTGTCATACTGCGTCAACTGATGCACATTGTCCTAAAAAACTTCCCGAAAGCTTGTTAGAAGAATCAAACGATGAGATCTCCAGTAAACAGGAGAATATGGAGAATTCACTGGAATATACTCAGTCAAGTTCATCCATCACAGATGCTGGGAAGTCATTGCTCGGAGGAGAACAGGGTGACACAACTGTGCCACTTTTAGGGTTAAAAACCAACATAGATGAAGTACACCACCAGTCTGCTGATACATATGTTGATTCCACTAGTCTGCACTTTGTCTCGGGACCATGTGAAATACAGAGTGATGTGGCGGCGGTTGATGAAGTTAAGCTTGAGAGCACATTGGAGAAGCCACAGTCTTCGGCATCCAATCTTTCTGATAGAATCGACTTGGCATGGAGTGGCTCTAGCGTGGAGGTACTTCCAGTCGTACCTGCTGCTCCAATGGATGGTCCCTCATACCAGAATGTTGTGGCTCCAATTAGAATTAAATCATTTGATTCTGGAATTAATATCAGAAATAGGTTATCGCCTGTTGATGGTTTAAATGTAAGCATAAGAAGAGCTTATTCTCAAAGGCCTCCAAGGGCGTTTGAGAGAACAGGCAGGGGTTTAACCCCGACATGCACAACTAAGCTGTTACTTCCTGGTGTGATGGATGGCGAGGGCCGTTTGCTTCTATCTCAATGTACTTCCAGCGTTGTTGTTCCAATTTATGATGATGAGCCTTCCAGCATGATAGCACATGCCATGACCGTTCCGGAATATCACAACTTTGTGTTACCACTGCTGAATTTGCATAATGAATCGGACAAATTTAGTGTTTCTAACTCTGTGGACCAGGATTCCACTTCTAGGCGCTTGTCAGGTTCTGACCAACCTCAACCTAGAACTCAAATTGATTCCAAGGATAGTCATTTGACAGTTACTTTTGAGGATGAAGATTCATGTTCTGTGGATAGGGCAAAATTTTCTGTAACATGTTATTTTGCAAAGCAGTTTGATGCAATCAGAAGGAAGTGCTGTCCTGATGAACTGGACTACATCCGTTCTTTGAGTCGCTGCAAGAGATGGAGTGCTCAAGGTGGCAAGAGTAATGTATACTTCGCCAAGACCCTGGATGACAGATTTATCATAAAGCAAGTGACCCGGACGGAATTAGATTCATTTGAGGACTATGCAGCTGAGTACTTCAAATATTTAACAGAATCTTTATCTTCTGGAAGCCCGATTTGCCTTGCTAAAGTCCTTGGTCTTTACCAG GTTGTTGCCAAGAACATGAAAGATGGAAAGGAACTGAAGATGGAATTAATGGTcatggaaaatatatttttcaacaGGAAGGTATCGAGAATATATGATCTGAAAGGATCCTTGCGTTCCCGTTACAACCCTGATACATCAGGAAACAACAAGGTTCTTTTAGATCTCAATCTATTAGAGACACTTCATACAAAGCCTATTTTTCTCGGAAGCAAAGCAAAAAGAAGGCTGGAACGATCTGTCTGGAATGATACTTCTTTTCTGGCA tcGGTGGATGTGATGGACTACTCCCTCTTAGTTGGCATTGACGAAGAAAGGAAAGAGCTGGTGATGGGAATCATTGATTATCTTCGGCAGTACACGTGGGACAAACAGCTAGAGACTTGGGTGAAGGCATCAGGAATTCTTGGGGGCTCCAAAGACGTGCTCCCCACAATCATATCTCCAGATCAGTACAAGAAGAGGTTCAGGAAGGCCATGTCAAAGTACTTCCTAACGGTCCCTGACCAATGGTCACCCTGA
- the LOC100842509 gene encoding putative 1-phosphatidylinositol-3-phosphate 5-kinase FAB1C isoform X2 — protein sequence MGVPVAQKSDYWITGLAMTDCGGSERCDLGVRPINGGRGGAMEQRGDGFDGPPVSPPERVPTPSTSRSAGRRSFSSPGPLRCSTPRSINYEDGEDSDRYFSPQSEFSQDTSDTDSVSTIGRLYTFRLGTSSPVYSPMKRMGLGDTSPPSGRSGHSSQNSPMCALNSGHGYDDVDYSSFVNSPNCDDEQHDNVLHPIDFESNGLIWYPPPPQDEGDDFENSFFEYDDDDDDNEISDGKTFGHVNHDTGVGDDLLGIKGKQNIAHKEFLRNALHGHFRALVSQLLQGHGVDLVDGWSDIVSSLAWQAATFVRPDTRKGGSMDPTDYVKVKCVASGNATDSTFIKGVVCSKNVKHKRMVSKHENPRLLLLGGALEHQKVTNKLASINSILEQEKEYLKNAVAKIEAQRPHVLLVEKSVPMYAQQLLAKDISLVLNVKRSLLERISRCTGAQIASSIDNVTSARLGQCQAFWIERVTESSAPKDPSRKSARTLMFFDGCPRRLGCTILLRGTSYEELRKVKLALQFAVFAAYQLSLETSYLADEGATLPKIPLDLPALPLEKHMNGGNISVSNCPPNLNDPQTIGYRTSDNGCIMPVNFLDGSSNLLSTDQSLLRNFNQEEYSGGTGTNGCVPPLGITVETSKSPLTFASKGTPTENLDNVHKDEMVGGICSVESDLDNGWHHISDEERLGVAMHRNENTTEYFPTSENAQSILVSLSIACPLRGIVCKQSQLFRIKFYGNFDKPLGRYFCEDLFNQTSCCESCKEPAESHVQCYTHQQGSLTISVRNLASVKLPGRNDGKIWMWHRCLRCKSKDGIPPPTQRVVMSDAASGLSFGKFLELSFSNHTTANRVACCGHSLQRDCLRFYGFGSMVAVFRYSPVDILSVNLPPSVLDFAYPIAQDWLIEEASDVANRKENFYRAISDKLDCIEKTVTVQDVSTNTGLYKHVVDLKDLIKVERKKYDVLSGFLNIESLQTVEQVIDVLELNHLRRELVLDSHIWDRRLHMMHSLTKENCHTASTDAHCPKKLPESLLEESNDEISSKQENMENSLEYTQSSSSITDAGKSLLGGEQGDTTVPLLGLKTNIDEVHHQSADTYVDSTSLHFVSGPCEIQSDVAAVDEVKLESTLEKPQSSASNLSDRIDLAWSGSSVEVLPVVPAAPMDGPSYQNVVAPIRIKSFDSGINIRNRLSPVDGLNVSIRRAYSQRPPRAFERTGRGLTPTCTTKLLLPGVMDGEGRLLLSQCTSSVVVPIYDDEPSSMIAHAMTVPEYHNFVLPLLNLHNESDKFSVSNSVDQDSTSRRLSGSDQPQPRTQIDSKDSHLTVTFEDEDSCSVDRAKFSVTCYFAKQFDAIRRKCCPDELDYIRSLSRCKRWSAQGGKSNVYFAKTLDDRFIIKQVTRTELDSFEDYAGIVRLKHVNRDSCMH from the exons ATGGGAGTGCCTGTCGCGCAGAAGTCGGATTATTGGATTACCGGCCTAGCGATGACTgactgcggcggcagcgaacGCTGCGACCTCGGCGTCCGGCCTATTAACGGCGGCCGAGGTGGCGCCATGGAGCAGCGTGGTGACGGGTTCGATGGGCCTCCGGTGTCCCCACCGGAGCGCGTTCCGACACCGTCTACATCGAGGTCCGCCGGGCGGCGGAGTTTCTCCTCACCCGGTCCTCTCCGATGCTCAACGCCAAG GAGTATCAATTATGAAGATGGTGAAGACTCAGACCGGTATTTCTCTCCGCAGAGTGAGTTTTCTCAAGATACTTCCGACACGGATTCCGTGAGCACTATTGGTAGGCTGTACACATTCAGGTTGGGGACTTCAAGCCCAGTATATAGTCCTATGAAACGAATGGGACTAGGAGATACAAGTCCTCCCTCTGGGAGAAGTGGTCATTCCAGCCAAAATTCTCCTATGTGCGCTTTGAATTCTGGCCATGGCTATGATGATGTTGATTATTCTAGCTTTGTGAATTCACCCAATTGCGATGATGAACAGCATGACAATGTCTTGCATCCAATTGATTTTGAGAGTAATGGACTCATATGGTATCCTCCACCGCCTCAGGATGAGGGTGATGACTTCGAAAACAGTTTCTTTGAAtatgacgatgacgacgatgacAATGAAATTAGTGACGGGAAGACCTTTGGACATGTTAACCATGACACTGGGGTTGGTGATGATTTACTAGGGATAAAAGGAAAACAGAATATAGCTCATAAAGAGTTCTTAAGGAATGCTTTACATGGGCATTTCAGGGCTCTTGTGTCCCAGTTGCTTCAAGGTCATGGAGTTGATCTCGTGGATGGGTGGTCGGACATAGTATCCTCATTAGCATGGCAGGCAGCTACCTTCGTCAGGCCAGACACAAGGAAAGGTGGTAGCATGGATCCCACCGACTATGTCAAAGTCAAATGTGTAGCATCAGGGAATGCCACTGATAG TACTTTCATTAAAGGCGTCGTTTGTTCTAAGAATGTAAAACATAAGCGAATGGTGTCAAAGCATGAGAACCCCAGATTGCTTCTTTTGGGAGGAGCACTGGAACACCAAAAGGTTACAAACAAACTAGCATCGATAAACAGCATTCTTGAACAG GAAAAGGAGTATCTCAAGAATGCTGTTGCAAAGATAGAGGCCCAAAGACCTCATGTCTTACTTGTTGAAAAAAGTGTGCCTATGTATGCTCAACAGCTTCTTGCAAAAGATATCTCTTTAGTACTGAATGTCAAGAGATCACTTCTAGAAAGGATATCACGCTGCACCGGTGCTCAAATTGCTTCATCCATTGACAATGTCACTTCAGCGAGACTTGGACAATGCCAAGCTTTCTGGATTGAAAGAGTCACAGAATCTTCAGCTCCAAAGGACCCAAGCAGAAAATCTGCCAGGACTTTGATGTTTTTTGATGGTTGTCCACGACGCTTAGGCTGCACG ATCCTTCTAAGAGGCACATCTTATGAAGAGTTAAGGAAGGTCAAACTTGCTCTGCAGTTTGCTGTATTTGCAGCGTATCAACTATCACTTGAGACCTCATATCTTGCTGATGAGGGTGCAACACTACCAAAGATTCCTTTGGATCTTCCAGCTCTTCCACTTGAAAAGCATATGAATGGTGGGAATATTTCCGTAAGTAACTGTCCCCCAAATTTAAATGATCCTCAAACTATTGGTTACAGAACTTCAGACAATGGGTGCATCATGCCTGTCAATTTTCTTGATGGCTCTTCAAATTTGTTATCTACCGATCAGTCTCTTTTGAGAAACTTTAATCAGGAGGAGTACAGTGGTGGAACTGGAACCAATGGTTGTGTACCACCTCTTGGCATAACTGTCGAAACATCCAAAAGTCCACTCACCTTTGCCAGCAAAGGGACACCAACAGAAAATCTTGATAATGTTCATAAAGATGAGATGGTTGGTGGAATTTGTAGTGTTGAAAGTGACTTGGACAATGGCTGGCATCATATATCAGATGAAGAACGTTTAGGAGTAGCCATGCATAGAAATGAGAACACTACTGAGTATTTCCCAACATCTGAGAATGCACAGAGTATTCTTGTTTCCTTGTCAATCGCATGCCCTCTTAGAGGAATCGTATGCAAGCAATCTCAGCTCTTCCGCATAAAATTTTATGGTAACTTTGATAAACCACTTGgaagatatttttgtgaagactTATTTAATCAG ACTTCATGCTGTGAGTCATGCAAAGAGCCTGCAGAATCTCATGTTCAATGTTATACTCATCAACAAGGCAGCCTTACAATCAGTGTTAGGAATCTTGCATCTGTAAAGCTACCTGGGCGAAATGATGGGAAGATATGGATGTGGCACAGGTGCCTCCGGTGCAAATCAAAAGATGGAATCCCTCCACCAACACAAAGAGTAGTGATGTCTGATGCGGCAAGTGGACTTTCTTTTGGGAAATTTCTGGAACTTAGCTTTTCAAATCACACAACAGCCAATCGAGTTGCCTGTTGCGGACACTCCCTTCAGAGGGACTGTCTTCGTTTTTATGG GTTTGGAAGCATGGTTGCAGTCTTCCGTTATTCTCCTGTAGACATCCTGTCTGTCAACTTGCCACCCTCAGTGTTGGACTTTGCTTATCCAATAGCTCAAGATTGGCTCATCGAGGAGGCTAGTGAT GTAGCCAATAGGAAGGAGAACTTTTACAGGGCGATTTCTGATAAACTTGACTGCATTGAAAAGACAGTTACAGTCCAAGATGTGAGCACAAACACAGGCTTATATAAACATGTTGTTGATCTTAAGGATTTGATTAAAGTTGAGCGGAAGAAGTATGAT GTTTTGTCAGGGTTTCTTAACATAGAGAGCTTGCAAACAGTTGAGCAAGTTATAGATGTTCTAGAGCTTAACCACCTGAGGCGAGAGCTTGTACTCGATTCGCATATTTGGGATCGCCGACTGCACATGATGCACTCACTCACCAAGGAAAACTGTCATACTGCGTCAACTGATGCACATTGTCCTAAAAAACTTCCCGAAAGCTTGTTAGAAGAATCAAACGATGAGATCTCCAGTAAACAGGAGAATATGGAGAATTCACTGGAATATACTCAGTCAAGTTCATCCATCACAGATGCTGGGAAGTCATTGCTCGGAGGAGAACAGGGTGACACAACTGTGCCACTTTTAGGGTTAAAAACCAACATAGATGAAGTACACCACCAGTCTGCTGATACATATGTTGATTCCACTAGTCTGCACTTTGTCTCGGGACCATGTGAAATACAGAGTGATGTGGCGGCGGTTGATGAAGTTAAGCTTGAGAGCACATTGGAGAAGCCACAGTCTTCGGCATCCAATCTTTCTGATAGAATCGACTTGGCATGGAGTGGCTCTAGCGTGGAGGTACTTCCAGTCGTACCTGCTGCTCCAATGGATGGTCCCTCATACCAGAATGTTGTGGCTCCAATTAGAATTAAATCATTTGATTCTGGAATTAATATCAGAAATAGGTTATCGCCTGTTGATGGTTTAAATGTAAGCATAAGAAGAGCTTATTCTCAAAGGCCTCCAAGGGCGTTTGAGAGAACAGGCAGGGGTTTAACCCCGACATGCACAACTAAGCTGTTACTTCCTGGTGTGATGGATGGCGAGGGCCGTTTGCTTCTATCTCAATGTACTTCCAGCGTTGTTGTTCCAATTTATGATGATGAGCCTTCCAGCATGATAGCACATGCCATGACCGTTCCGGAATATCACAACTTTGTGTTACCACTGCTGAATTTGCATAATGAATCGGACAAATTTAGTGTTTCTAACTCTGTGGACCAGGATTCCACTTCTAGGCGCTTGTCAGGTTCTGACCAACCTCAACCTAGAACTCAAATTGATTCCAAGGATAGTCATTTGACAGTTACTTTTGAGGATGAAGATTCATGTTCTGTGGATAGGGCAAAATTTTCTGTAACATGTTATTTTGCAAAGCAGTTTGATGCAATCAGAAGGAAGTGCTGTCCTGATGAACTGGACTACATCCGTTCTTTGAGTCGCTGCAAGAGATGGAGTGCTCAAGGTGGCAAGAGTAATGTATACTTCGCCAAGACCCTGGATGACAGATTTATCATAAAGCAAGTGACCCGGACGGAATTAGATTCATTTGAGGACTATGCA GGTATTGTAAGGTTAAAACATGTTAACCGCGACTCGTGTATGCACTAG